One genomic region from Agelaius phoeniceus isolate bAgePho1 chromosome 25, bAgePho1.hap1, whole genome shotgun sequence encodes:
- the PTPN7 gene encoding tyrosine-protein phosphatase non-receptor type 7 encodes MVQACLVCSRVHRGSLAAQAAAEDMDKAEKPSPPAKKHVRLQERRGSNVSLVLDMSSLGNVEPIQPVCTPRDITLKFLRTSSHVLRKQELQQHAQSLAQLQEEFSKIPPNFVSPEELEIPGRAFKDRYKTILPNPESRVCLRRAGSQEEDSYINANYITGYAGRPREYIATQGPLLNTVSDFWQMVWQEEAPLIVMITELQERKEKCVHYWPEKEGTYGPFTIHVQGVSECVEYVVRDLSIQLGKECRKVKHILFPSWPDQQTPESAKPLLHLVAKVEEALQTAASPGPIVVHCSAGIGRTGCFIATRIGCQQLQDTGEVDILGIVCHLRIDRGGMIQTSEQYQFLHHTLALYASQLPEGAAR; translated from the exons ATGGTCCAAGCCTGCTTGGTGTGCTCCAGAGTTCATAGGGGCAGcctggcagcccaggcagctgcagaggacaTGGACAaggcagagaagcccagtcccCCTGCCAAGAAGCACGTGCGACTCCAGGAGAG gagGGGCTCCAATGTGTCACTAGTGCTGGATATGAGCTCTCTAGGGAACGTGGAGCCCATCCAGCCTGTCTGCACGCCACGGGACATCACACTGAAGTTTCTGAGGACATCCAGCCACGTGCTGAGGAaacaggagctccagcagcacgcccagagcctggcacagctccaggaggagTTTTCG AAAATCCCACCCAACTTTGTGAGTCCGGAGGAGCTGGAAATCCCTGGGCGTGCTTTCAAGGACAGATACAAAACCATTCTCCCCA ATCCTGAGAGCCGGGTCTGCCTcaggagggctgggagccaggagGAAGACAGCTACATAAATGCCAACTACATCACA GGCTACGCGGGCCGGCCCCGGGAGTACATCGCCACACAGGGCCCCCTGCTGAACACCGTGAGCGACTTCTGGCAGATGGTGTGGCAGGAGGAGGCTCCCCTCATCGTCATGATCACCGAGCTCCAGGAGCGCAAGGAG AAATGTGTCCACTACTGGCCCGAGAAGGAGGGCACCTATGGCCCCTTCACCATCCACGTGCAGGGGGTGAGCGAGTGTGTGGAGTACGTGGTGCGGGATCTCTCCATCCAG CTTGGGAAGGAATGCCGCAAGGTCAAGCACATCCTCTTCCCTTCCTGGCCGGACCAGCAGACACCTGAGTCAGCCAAGCCCCTGCTGCACCTGGTGGCCAAGGTGGAGGAGGCTCTGCAgactgcagccagcccagggcccATCGTGGTGCACTGCAG CGCGGGCATCGGCCGCACCGGCTGCTTCATTGCCACCAGGATCgggtgccagcagctgcaggacacGGGGGAGGTGGATATCCTGGGCATCGTGTGCCATCTGCGCATAGACAG AGGTGGGATGATCCAGACGAGCGAGCAGTACCAGTTCCTCCATCACACGCTGGCTCTCTACGCCTCCCAGCTGCCAGAGGGGGCAGCCCGCTAG
- the ARL8A gene encoding ADP-ribosylation factor-like protein 8A, producing MLALFNKLLDWFRALFWKEEMELTLVGLQYSGKTTFVNVIASGQFNEDMIPTVGFNMRKITKGNVTIKLWDIGGQPRFRSMWERYCRGVSAIVYMVDAADQEKIEASKNELHNLLDKPQLQGIPVLVLGNKRDLPGALDEKELIEKMNLSAIQDREICCYSISCKEKDNIDITLQWLIQHSKSRRS from the exons ATGCTGGCGCTCTTCAACAAGCTACTGGACTGGTTCCGGGCGCTGTTCTGGAAGGAGGAGATGGAGCTGACCCTGGTGGGGCTGCAGTACTCGGGCAAGACCACCTTCGTCAACGTTATCGCG TCAGGACAGTTCAATGAGGACATGATCCCAACAGTGGGCTTCAACATGAGGAAGATCACCAAAGGGAATGTTACCATAAAG CTCTGGGACATCGGGGGACAGCCGCGGTTCCGCAGCATGTGGGAGCGATACTGCCGTGGAGTGAGTGCCATTGT GTACATGGTGGATGCTGCTGACCAGGAGAAGATAGAGGCCTCTAAGAATGAGCTGCACAACCTGCTGGAcaagccccagctgcagggcatCCCG gTCCTGGTCCTGGGGAACAAGAGGGACCTGCCTGGTGCCTTGGATGAGAAGGAGCTCATTGAGAAGAT GAACCTCTCTGCCATCCAGGACCGAGAGATCTGTTGCTATTCCATCTCCTGCAAAGAAAAGGACAACATTG ACATCACCCTACAGTGGCTTATCCAGCACTCGAAGTCCAGGCGGAGCTGA